The nucleotide window GGACGTCGAGGACCTTCTTCTCGCTGGCGTTGTCGAGGGTGCCGTCCTCGTTCAGGACGAAGCGGGAGAGGCGGTTGACGCCGTCGAAGGGCGCGAAGTCGGCCGCGGTGCCCGTCTCGGGGGCGTCGCCCGCCGGGGTGTCCAGCGGCGGGGCGTAGTAGAGGTAGATGAAGCGGTTGTCGGCGAAGCCGGGGTCGATGCCGACGCCCTGCAGGCCTTCCTCGTCGTGCGAGTAGACGTCGAGCTTGCCGGCGAGGCGGGTGTTGCCCGCGCTGTCGGTGATCCGCAGCTCGCCGTCGCGCGAGGTGTGCAGCACCGAGCGGTCCGGGAGGACGGCCAGCGACATGGGCTCGCCGGTCTCCGGCTCGCCCTTGGCGAGGGTGACCTGCTGGAAGTCCTCCGCGGCGGCCGGTGCGGCGGGGGCCGCGCCCGGGTCCGCGGTGGCCGCACCCGCCGGGGGTGTGGCGAGGGTGAGTGAGGCGCCGGCGAGGAGTGCGCCGGTGAGCAGGGCGAGCGTCTTGCGCAGCCGTGCCTTCGGGCGGCCTCGGTGGCTCCCCGTCGCGGTGCTCTCGGCTCCGGTGCTCTCGGTTCTGTCGGTGCTGGTGGGGTCGTTCGCGTGCACGGGTGCCTCCAGTGATGGGGCTGGTGGTTCATGCGGGTGCGATACGCCGGGGTGCGCCGTCACCCCGGAAGGAACTCTGTGCGGGGGATGGCTAGTCGTTGCCGCCGAAGGCCGCGTCGAAGGAGGCGGTCGGCGGTTCGAAGTCGAAGGCCTTCAGACGGGCGAGTGCCTCGGGTGCGCCCTGGAGGCGGTCCATGCCCGCGTCCTCCCACTCGACCGAGATCGGTCCCCGGTAGTCGATGGAGCGCAGCATCCGGAAGACGTCCTCCCAGGGGACGTCGCCGTGGCCCGCGGACACGAAGTCCCAGCCGCGGCGCGGGTCGCCCCACGGGAGGTGCGAGCCGAGGCGGCCGTTGCGGCCGTCGAGCCGCTTGCGCGCCTCCTTGCAGTCGACGTGGTAGATCCGGTCGCGGAAGTCCCACAGGAAGCCGACCGGGTCGAGGTCCTGCCACACGAAGTGCGAGGGGTCGAAGTTCAGCCCGAAGGCGGGCCGGTTGCCGACCGCGTCCAGCGCGCGCCGCGTCGTCCAGTAGTCGTACGCGATCTCGCTGGGGTGGACCTCGTGGGCGAACCGCACGCCCTCGGCGTCGAACACGTCGAGGATGGGGTTCCAGCGCGTGGCGAAGTCCTCGTAGCCGCGCTCGATCATCGACTCGGGGGCTGGCGGGAACATCGCCACCAGGTGCCAGATCGCGGAGCCGGTGAAGCCGATGACGGTGTCGACGCCGAAGGCCGCCGCGGCGCGCGCGGTGTCGGCGATCTCGGCCGCCGCCCGCTGCCGTACGCCCTCCGCCTCGCCGTCGCCCCAGATGCGCGCGGGCAGGATCGCCCGGTGGCGCTCGTCGATGATGGCGTCGCAGACGGCCTGGCCGACCAGGTGGTTGGAGATGGCCCAGCACTTGAGGCCGTACTTGTCGAGCAGCTCCCGCCGGGAGTCCAGGTACGCGGGGTCCGCGAGGGCCTTGTCGACCTCGAAGTGGTCTCCCCAGCAGGCGAGTTCGAGTCCTTCGTATCCGAAGTCGCGGGCGAGGCGGCAGACCTCTTCGAGGGGCAGGTCGGCCCACTGGCCGGTGAACAGCGTGAAGGTGCGCGGCATGGGGACTGGCCTTCCTCAGCTGGCTATGGGGGTGAAGACGGAGTTCTTCTCGGCGCTCTCCTCGACCGCGGCGAGGACGCGCTGCACCTGCAGTCCGTCGGCGAAGGAGGGCAGCGGCCGCCCGCCCTCCGCGACGGCGTGGACCAGGTCGCGGGCCTGGTGCACGAAGGTGTGCTCGTAGCCCAGGCCGTGGCCCGGCGGCCACCAGGCGTCCAGGTAGGGGTGGTCGGGTTCGGTGACGAGGATGCGGCGGAAGCCGGCGTGCGTGCCGGGTTCGGTGCCGTCGTGGTAGTGGAGTTCGTTGAGGCGTTCCAGGTCGAAGGCCAGCGAGCCCTTCTCGCCGTTGAGTTCGATACGCAGGGAGTTCTTGCGGCCGGTCGCGAACCGGGTGGCCTCGAAGGAGGCGAGGGCTCCCGAGGCGAACCGTCCGGTGAACAGGGCCGCGTCGTCGACCGTGACGGCCCCGAGCTCGCCGCCGCCGGACGCCGAGAGGCCGCTGGAGGCACCGGAGAGCAGCGGCCGCTCCCGTACGAAGGTCTCGGTGAGGGCGGACACCCCGGTCACCGGCTCCCCCGCCAGGTACTGCGCGAGGTCGACGATGTGGGCGCCCAGGTCGCCGAGCGCCCCCGAGCCGGCCGTCTCCTTGCGCAGCCGCCAGGTCAGCGGGAAGTCGCGGTCGACCAGCCAGTCCTGGAGGTATGTCACCCGTACGTGGCGCAGGGCGCCGACACGGCCCTCGGCGACCATCCGCCGGGCCAGCGAAGTGGCGGGCAGCCGGCGGTAGTTGAAGCCCACCATCGCCACCTGGCCGCGGGCGGCGGCGGCCTCGGCGGCCTCGGCCATCGCCTCGGCCTCCTCGACCGTGTTGGCGAGGGGCTTCTCGCACAGCACGTGCTTGCCCGCGGCGAGCGCGGCGATGGCGATCTCGGCGTGGCTGTCGCCGGGGGTGCAGACGTCGACGAGGTCGACGTCGTCGCGGGCGATCAGGGCCCGCCAGTCGGTCTCGGCGGCCGCCCAGCCGAGCCGGTCGGCCGCCACCCGTACGGCTCCCGCGTCACGGCCGCAGACGGCGGCGAGGACGGGCCGGAGCGGCAGGTCGAAGACGCGGCCCGCGGTACGCCACCCCTGGGAGTGGGCGGCGCCCATGAACGCGTATCCGACCATGCCCACGCCCAGCGGGGGCCGTGCGGCCACCGCTTCGGCCTGTGCCCCGGCCTGTGCCTCGTCGGGCTGCTGCGGCTGTCCCATCGGGAGGTCCTCCTCTTCGTCGTGGCGCGGTGGGGGGCGCTCCTGCCGGGCGCCCCTGAAAGAACAGGCGCACGGCCTACTTGAAGCCGGTGGGCAGGTACGTCTTGACGTTCTCCTTGTCCACGACCGCCGAGTAGAGCGTCAGCGACGAGGGGATCTCGAACTCCGCGAGGCCGCCGACCCCCTTGCCCTGACCGAGCGCGCGGGCGAGGTCGATCGCGGAGGCGGCCATGGTGGGCGGGTAGAGGACGGTGGCCTTGAGGACGCTGTTGCCCGCCTCGATGGCCTGCATGGCGGACAGCGCGCCCGCCCCGCCGACCATCAGGAAGTCGTCCCGTCCGGCCTGCTCGATGGCGCGCAGGGCGCCGACCCCCTGGTCGTCGTCGTGGTTCCACAGCGCGTCGAACTTCGACTGGGCCTGCAGCAGCTGGGACATCTTGGCCTGTCCCGACTCGACGGTGAAGTCGGCGGCCTGGCGGGCCACCTTCTTGATGTTCGGGTAGTTCTTGAGCGCCGCGTCGAAGCCGGCCGTGCGCTGCTTGGTGAGTTCCAGGTTGTCGAGTCCGGCCAGTTCGATGACCTTGGCGTTCTTCTTGTCCTTGAGCTGCTCGCCGATGTAGTGCCCGGCGTTGAGACCCATGCCGAAGTTGTCGCCGCCGATCCAGCAGCGGTACGCCTGCGGGGAGTTGAAGACGCGGTCGAGGTTGACCACCGGGATGCCGGCCCGCATGGCCTTGAGGCCGACCTGGGTGAGGGCCTTGCCGTCGGCCGGCAGGATCACCAGGACGTCGACCTTCTTGTTGATCAGCGTCTCTATCTGGCCGATCTGGGCCGCGGTGTCGTTGGAGCCCTCGGTGATCTCCAGCGTCACGTCCTCGTACTTCTTGGCGCGGTTCTTCGCGTTGTCGTTGATCGCGTTGAGCCAGCCGTGGTCGGCCTGCGGGCCGGCGAAGCCGATGGTGACCTGCTTGCCCTTCTTGTCGTCGGCGGCGGGCTGGTCGTTGGAGGCCGGCTCGTCGTCGGACTCGTTGCTGGTGCAACCGGTGAGCAGGACGCCGGCCGAGACGGCGGCGGTGCCGAAGAGCAGTCCTCTGCGGCTCGTGAGCTCTGGCATGTGGGTGGTCCCTTTCCTCAAGGCGTGTCCCCCGGGTCGTGCGGGGGGTACTGCTTCGCGTACTGCGCGGGTCCTGCGCGTGCGGCTCTACGTGGTGTTCGCGGTGCGGCGCTGGACGAGCACCGCGGCGACGATGATCGCGCCCTTGGCGATCTGCTGGACGTCGCTCTGCAGGTTGTTC belongs to Streptomyces sp. V3I8 and includes:
- a CDS encoding substrate-binding domain-containing protein — protein: MPELTSRRGLLFGTAAVSAGVLLTGCTSNESDDEPASNDQPAADDKKGKQVTIGFAGPQADHGWLNAINDNAKNRAKKYEDVTLEITEGSNDTAAQIGQIETLINKKVDVLVILPADGKALTQVGLKAMRAGIPVVNLDRVFNSPQAYRCWIGGDNFGMGLNAGHYIGEQLKDKKNAKVIELAGLDNLELTKQRTAGFDAALKNYPNIKKVARQAADFTVESGQAKMSQLLQAQSKFDALWNHDDDQGVGALRAIEQAGRDDFLMVGGAGALSAMQAIEAGNSVLKATVLYPPTMAASAIDLARALGQGKGVGGLAEFEIPSSLTLYSAVVDKENVKTYLPTGFK
- a CDS encoding Gfo/Idh/MocA family protein, whose protein sequence is MGQPQQPDEAQAGAQAEAVAARPPLGVGMVGYAFMGAAHSQGWRTAGRVFDLPLRPVLAAVCGRDAGAVRVAADRLGWAAAETDWRALIARDDVDLVDVCTPGDSHAEIAIAALAAGKHVLCEKPLANTVEEAEAMAEAAEAAAARGQVAMVGFNYRRLPATSLARRMVAEGRVGALRHVRVTYLQDWLVDRDFPLTWRLRKETAGSGALGDLGAHIVDLAQYLAGEPVTGVSALTETFVRERPLLSGASSGLSASGGGELGAVTVDDAALFTGRFASGALASFEATRFATGRKNSLRIELNGEKGSLAFDLERLNELHYHDGTEPGTHAGFRRILVTEPDHPYLDAWWPPGHGLGYEHTFVHQARDLVHAVAEGGRPLPSFADGLQVQRVLAAVEESAEKNSVFTPIAS
- a CDS encoding sugar phosphate isomerase/epimerase, giving the protein MPRTFTLFTGQWADLPLEEVCRLARDFGYEGLELACWGDHFEVDKALADPAYLDSRRELLDKYGLKCWAISNHLVGQAVCDAIIDERHRAILPARIWGDGEAEGVRQRAAAEIADTARAAAAFGVDTVIGFTGSAIWHLVAMFPPAPESMIERGYEDFATRWNPILDVFDAEGVRFAHEVHPSEIAYDYWTTRRALDAVGNRPAFGLNFDPSHFVWQDLDPVGFLWDFRDRIYHVDCKEARKRLDGRNGRLGSHLPWGDPRRGWDFVSAGHGDVPWEDVFRMLRSIDYRGPISVEWEDAGMDRLQGAPEALARLKAFDFEPPTASFDAAFGGND